The following are from one region of the Prionailurus bengalensis isolate Pbe53 chromosome A2, Fcat_Pben_1.1_paternal_pri, whole genome shotgun sequence genome:
- the PLXNB1 gene encoding plexin-B1 isoform X1 — MPALGPALLQALWAGWVLTLQPPPPAAFTPNGTHLQHLARDPTSGTLYLGATNFLFQLSPELQLEATVPTGPVLDSRDCLPPVMPDECPQAQPTNNLNQLLLVSPGALVVCGSVHQGVCELRHLGQLERLLLRPERPGDTQYVAANDPAVSTVGLVAQGLTGEPLLFVGRGYTSRGVGGGIPPITTRTLWPLDPQTAFSYEETAKLAVGRLSEYSHHFVSAFARGASAYFLFLRRDLQAQSRAFRAYVSRVCLRDQHYYSYVELPLACQGSRYGLIQAAAVATSLEVTQGEVLFAAFSSAAPPTVGRPPSAAAGASGASALCAFPLDEVDRLANRTRDACYTREGRATDGVEVAYIEYDVNSDCAQLPVDTLDAYPCGSDHTPSPMASRVPLEATPVLEWPGIQLTAVAVTMEDGHTIAFLGDSQGHLHRVYLGPGSDGHPYSTQNIQQGSAVSRDLTFDGAFEHLYVMTQSTLLKVPVASCAQHLDCASCLAHKDPYCGWCVLLGRCNRHSECSRGQGPERWLWSFQPELGCLQVAAMSPANISREERREVFLSVPDLPPLWPGETYSCQFGDHQTPALLTSSGVMCPSPDPSEAPALPRGADHVSVSVELRFGAVVIAKASLSIYDCAAVSELRPSAQCQACVSSRWGCNWCVWQQLCTHKASCDAGPMVVSQQSPLLSPAPPARDVPTPFPPEAPQTPVTPAPDTLPVEPGAPSTASDVPPGDRPSLLSPWGPGAGPGPIPASASTESPLHEEPPPPDPPNRRGTAVPAPTDFGPTATPEDLLASHPSPSDAAALPPAPADPGPEADPSVALLDQPPGTAPATTFPGAAGSTKPALDWLMREGGELPEADEWTGGDTPAFSTSTLLSGDGDSAEHEGPPAPLILLSSLDYQYDTPGLWELEEVNWGASSCPCVESVQGSTLMPVHVEREVRLLGRNLRLFQDSPGDHECVMELEGREVVVEARVECEPPPETQCHITCRQNQLSYEALQPELRVGLFLRRAGRLRVDSADGLHVVLYDCSVGHGDCSRCQTAMPQYGCVWCKGEHPRCVAQEACGETEAVATRCPAPLIYSVEPLTGPVDGGTRVTIRGSNLGQHVQDVQDTVRVAGVPCAVDAQEYEVSSSFVCITEASGEEVAGAVTVEVPGRGHGVSEHDFAYQDPKVHSVFPTRGPRAGGTRLTLRGSKLLTGRLEDIRVVVGDQPCHLLLEQQAEQLQCETSPHPTPATLPVAVWFGAAERRLRHSQFEYTSDPNVTSASPTKSFLSGGRKIWVRGQNLDVVQTPRIRVTVAPRAPQPGQGLGRRRRVIPETACSPGASCGGHHFEEPCHVNSSQLITCHTPALPGLPEDPWVRVEFILDNLVFDFATLNPTPFSYEADPTLQPLNPEDPTAPFRHKPGSVLSVEGENLDLAMSKEEVVAMIGDGPCVVKTLTRHHLYCEPPLEQPLPQHHVLREAPDALPEFTVQMGNLHFSLGHVQYDGESPVAFPMAAQVGLGVGTSLLALGVIIIVLIYRRKSKQALRDYKKVQIQLENLESSVRDRCKKEFTDLMTEMTDLTSDLLGSGIPFLDYKVYAERVFFPGHQESPLHRDLGVPESRRPTVEQGLGQLSNLLNSKLFLTKFIHTLESQRTFSARDRAYVASLLTVALHGKLEYFTDILRTLLSDLVAQYVAKNPKLMLRRTETVVEKLLTNWMSICLYTFVRDSVGEPLYMLFRGIKHQVDKGPVDSVTGKAKYTLNDNRLLREDVEYRPLTLNALLAVGPGAGEAQGVPVKVLDCDTISQAKEKMLDQLYKGVPLAQRPDPRTLDVEWRSGVAGHLILSDEDVTSEVQGLWRRLNTLQHYKVPDGATVALVPCLTKHVLRENQDYVPGERTPMLEDVDEGGIRPWHLVKPSEEPEPPRPRRGSLRGGERERAKAIPEIYLTRLLSMKGTLQKFVDDLFQVILSTSRPVPLAIKYFFDLLDEQAQQHGISDQDTVHIWKTNSLPLRFWINIIKNPQFVFDVQTSDNMDAVLLVIAQTFMDACTLADHKLGRDSPINKLLYARDIPRYKRMVERYYADIRQTVPASDQEMNSILAELSRNYSGDLGARVALHELYKYINKYYDQIITALEEDGTAQKMQLGYRLQQIAAAVENKVTDL, encoded by the exons ATGCCTGCCCTCGGCCCAGCTCTTCTCCAGGCGCTCTGGGCTGGGTGGGTCCTCACGCTCCAGCCCCCTCCACCAGCTGCTTTCACTCCCAATGGCACGCATCTGCAGCATCTGGCACGGGATCCCACCTCAGGTACCCTCTACCTGGGGGCCACCAACTTCCTGTTCCAGCTGAGCCCTGAGCTGCAGCTGGAGGCTACGGTGCCCACTGGCCCTGTGCTAGATAGCAGGGACTGCCTGCCACCTGTGATGCCTGATGAGTGCCCTCAGGCCCAGCCTACCAACAACCTGAACCAGCTGCTCCTGGTGAGCCCAGGGGCCCTAGTGGTGTGTGGGAGTGTGCACCAGGGGGTCTGTGAGCTGCGGCATCTGGGCCAACTTGAACGACTACTGCTGCGGCCTGAGCGGCCTGGGGACACCCAGTATGTGGCCGCTAATGACCCTGCAGTCAGTACGGTGGGACTGGTGGCCCAGGGCTTGACTGGGGAGCCTCTCCTATTTGTGGGGAGGGGATACACCAGCAGGGGCGTGGGGGGTGGCATCCCTCCCATCACAACCCGGACCTTGTGGCCACTGGACCCTCAAACTGCCTTCTCCTATGAAGAGACGGCCAAGTTGGCCGTGGGCCGCCTCTCCGAGTATAGCCACCACTTTGTGAGCGCCTTTGCACGTGGGGCCAGTGCCTACTTCCTGTTCCTGCGGCGGGACCTGCAGGCTCAGTCTAGAGCCTTTCGTGCCTATGTGTCCCGAGTGTGCCTCCGGGACCAGCACTACTATTCCTATGTGGAGTTGCCTCTGGCCTGCCAGGGTAGCCGCTATGGGCTGATCCAGGCTGCAGCTGTGGCCACATCCCTGGAGGTGACCCAGGGGGAGGTACTCTTTGCTGCCTTCTCCTCGGCCGCTCCCCCCACTGTGGGCCGGCCTCCGTCAGCAGCTGCTGGAGCATCTGGAGCCTCTGCCCTCTGCGCCTTCCCCCTGGACGAGGTGGACCGCCTTGCTAACCGCACTCGAGATGCCTGCTACACTAGGGAGGGCCGCGCCACGGATGGGGTGGAGGTGGCCTACATCGAGTATGACGTCAATTCTGACTGTGCACAGTTGCCTGTG GATACCCTGGATGCTTATCCCTGTGGCTCAGACCACACGCCCAGCCCCATGGCCAGCCGTGTCCCCCTGGAAGCCACGCCCGTTCTGGAGTGGCCAGGGATTCAGCTAACAGCTGTGGCAGTCACCATGGAGGATGGACACACCATTGCTTTCCTGGGTGACAGTCAAGGGCACCTACACAGG GTCTACTTGGGCCCAGGGAGTGATGGCCACCCATACTCCACACAGAACATCCAGCAGGGGTCTGCGGTGAGCAGAGACCTCACCTTTGATGGGGCCTTCGAGCACCTGTATGTCATGACCCAGAGCACA CTTCTCAAGGTTCCTGTGGCTTCTTGTGCTCAGCACCTGGACTGTGCCTCTTGTCTCGCTCACAAGGACCCATACTGTGGGTGGTGTGTGCTCCTTGGCAG GTGCAATCGCCATTCCGAGTGCTCACGGGGACAGGGCCCAGAGCGGTGGCTGTGGAGCTTCCAGCCTGAGCTGGGCTGTCTGCAAGTGGCAGCTATGAGTCCTGCCAACATCAGCCGAGAGGAGCGGAGGGAG GTTTTCCTGTCAGTGCCTGACCTGCCACCCCTGTGGCCAGGGGAGACGTATTCCTGCCAGTTTGGGGATCACCAGACTCCTGCCCTGCTGACCAGTTCTGGTGTGATGTGCCCTTCCCCGGACCCTAGCGAGGCCCCAGCACTGCCAAGAGGAGCCG ACCACGTGTCAGTGAGCGTGGAGCTCAGGTTTGGCGCTGTGGTGATTGCCAAAGCTTCACTCTCCATCTATGACTGTGCAGCAGTCTCTGAGCTCCGCCCGTCTGCACA GTGCCAGGCCTGCGTGAGCAGCCGCTGGGGGTGTAACTGGTGTGTCTGGCAGCAGCTGTGCACGCACAAGGCCTCATGTGACGCTGGGCCCATGGTGGTTAGTCAGCAG AGCCCgcttctctccccagcccctcccgcaAGAGATgtacccacccccttcccacctgAAGCCCCCCAGACCCCAGTCACCCCTGCTCCTGACACCCTTCCCGTGGAGCCTGGTGCCCCCTCCACAGCCTCGGATGTCCCACCTGGGGATCgcccttccctgctcagcccctgggggccgggggcgggtcCTGGCCCCATACCTGCCTCAGCCTCCACAGAGTCACCTCTCCATGAGGAACCTCCCCCTCCCGACCCCCCCAACAGACGTGGAACCGCTGTCCCCGCCCCCACTGACTTCGGACCCACGGCCACACCCGAGGACCTCTTGGCCTCCCACCCATCGCCCTCAGATGCAGCggcactgccccctgcccctgcagacCCCGGCCCCGAGGCCGACCCCTCCGTGGCACTCTTGGACCAGCCCCCCGGCACTGCTCCCGCCACCACTTTCCCAGGGGCCGCTGGCTCCACGAAGCCCGCTCTGGACTGGCTCATGAGAGAAGGCGGAGAGCTGCCTGAGGCGGACGAGTGGACGGGGGGTGACACACCCGCCTTCTCCACTTCCACCCTCCTCTCAGGTGATGGAGACTCGGCTGAGCACGAGGGCCCTCCCGCCCCCCTCATCCTCCTGTCCAGCCTGGACTACCAATACGACACCCCCGGGCTCTGGGAGCTG GAGGAGGTGAACTGGGGGGCAAGCTCCTGCCCTTGTGTCGAGAGTGTtcagggctccacgctgatgccAGTCCACGTGGAGCGAGAAGTCCGGCTGCTGGGCAGGAACCTGCGCCTCTTCCAG GACAGCCCAGGAGACCATGAGTGTGTGATGGAGCTGGAGGGCCGTGAAGTGGTAGTTGAGGCCCGGGTCGAGTGCGAGCCACCTCCAGAGACTCAATGCCACATTACGTGCCGGCAGAACCAG CTCAGCTATGAGGCTCTGCAGCCAGAGCTCCGTGTGGGGCTGTTTCTGCGTCGGGCTGGCCGTCTGCGTGTGGACAGTGCTGATGGGTTACATG tgGTGCTGTATGACTGCTCCGTGGGACACGGGGACTGTAGCCGCTGCCAAACTGCCATGCCCCAATATGGCTGTGTGTGGTGCAAGGGAGAGCATCCACGTTGTGTGGCCCAGGAGGCTTGTGGCGAGACTGAAGCTGTGGCCACACGGTGCCCCGCACCCCTCATCTACTCG GTGGAGCCGCTGACTGGGCCTGTAGACGGAGGCACCCGTGTTACCATCAGGGGCTCCAACCTGGGCCAACATGTGCAGGACGTACAGGACACAGTCAGGGTGGCTGGAGTACCCTGTGCTGTGGATGCTCAGGAGTACGAGGTCTCCAGTAG CTTCGTGTGTATCACTGAGGCCAGCGGGGAGGAGGTGGCTGGCGCTGTGACGGTGGAGGTGCCAGGAAGAGGACACGGTGTCTCAGAGCACGACTTTGCCTACCAG GACCCGAAGGTGCATTCCGTCTTCCCAACCCGAGGCCCCAGAGCGGGGGGTACCCGCCTTACCCTGCGCGGCTCCAAGCTCCTGACTGGGCGGCTGGAGGACATCCGAGTAGTAGTTGGAGACCAGCCTTGCCATCT gctgCTGGAGCAGCAGGCGGAGCAGCTGCAGTGTGagaccagcccccaccccacgcctGCCACGCTCCCTGTGGCTGTGTGGTTTGGGGCCGCTGAGCGGAGGCTTCGACACAGCCAGTTTGAGTACACATCAGACCCCAACGTCACCTCTGCCAGCCCCACCAAGAGCTTCCTCAG TGGAGGACGGAAGATATGGGTCCGTGGCCAGAATTTGGATGTGGTACAGACACCAAGAATCCGAGTGACTGTGGCTCCGAGAGCACCGCAGCCCGGCCAGGGGCTTGGGCGGAGACGCCGCGTGATCCCAGAAACAGCGTGCTCCCCTGGAGCTTCCTGTGGTGGCCATCAT TTTGAGGAGCCGTGCCACGTGAACTCCTCTCAGCTCATCACGTGCCACACGCCTGCCCTCCCAGGCCTGCCTGAGGACCCCTGGGTCCGGGTGGAATTCATCCTTGACAACCTGGTCTTTGACTTCGCGACACTGAACCCCACACCCTTCTCCTATGAGGCCGACCCCACTCTGCAGCCCCTCAACCCCGAGGACCCCACCGCACCATTCCGGCACAAGCCTGGGAGTGTGCTCTCTGTGGAG GGGGAGAATCTGGACCTTGCAATGTCCAAGGAGGAGGTGGTGGCCATGATAGGGGATGGCCCCTGCGTGGTGAAGACACTGACCCGTCACCACCTGTACTGCGAGCCCCCCCTGGAGCAGCCTCTGCCCCAGCACCACGTCCTCCGGGAGGCGCCTGATGCTTTGCCTGAGTTCACG GTGCAGATGGGGAACCTGCACTTCTCCCTGGGCCACGTGCAGTACGATGGCGAGAGCCCCGTGGCTTTTCCCATGGCAGCCCAGGTGGGCTTGGGGGTGGGCACCTCTCTTCTGGCTCTGGGCGTCATCATCATTGTCCTCATATACAG GAGGAAGAGCAAGCAGGCCCTGAGGGACTATAAGAAGGTCCAGATCCAGCTGGAGAATCTGGAGAGCAGCGTGCGGGACCGCTGCAAGAAGGAGTTCACGG ACCTCATGACTGAGATGACTGATCTCACCAGTGACCTTCTGGGCAGTGGCATCCCCTTCCTCGACTATAAGGTGTATGCCGAGAGGGTCTTCTTCCCTGGGCACCAGGAGTCGCCCTTGCACCGGGACCTGGGTGTACCGGAGAGCAGGCGACCCACCGTGGAACAAGGGCTGGGGCAGCTCTCCAACCTGCTCAACAGCAAGCTCTTCCTCACTAAG TTCATCCACACCCTGGAGAGCCAGCGCACCTTCTCAGCTCGGGACCGCGCCTACGTGGCATCTCTGCTCACGGTGGCGCTGCACGGGAAGCTCGAGTACTTCACTGACATCCTCCGAACCCTGCTCAGTGACCTGGTGGCCCAGTATGTGGCCAAGAACCCCAAGCTGATGCTGCGCAG GACAGAGACCGTGGTGGAGAAGTTGCTCACCAACTGGATGTCCATCTGCCTGTACACCTttgtgagg GACTCAGTAGGGGAGCCGCTGTACATGCTCTTCCGTGGAATTAAACATCAAGTGGACAAGGGGCCAGTGGATAGCGTGACTGGCAAAGCCAAATACACCCTGAATGACAACCGCCTTCTCAGAGAGGACGTGGAGTACCGTCCcctg ACCTTGAATGCACTGTTGGCTGTGGGGCCCGGCGCAGGAGAGGCCCAGGGTGTGCCTGTGAAGGTCCTGGACTGCGATACCATCTCCCAGGCCAAAGAGAAGATGTTGGACCAGCTTTATAAAGGAGTACCTCTCGCCCAGCGGCCAGACCCCCGTACCCTGGATGTTg AGTGGCGGTCTGGGGTGGCTGGGCATCTCATTCTTTCTGACGAGGACGTGACTTCTGAGGTCCAGGGCCTGTGGAGGCGCCTGAACACCCTGCAGCATTACAAG GTCCCAGATGGAGCAACTGTGGCCCTGGTCCCCTGCCTCACCAAGCACGTTCTCCGGGAAAACCAGGATTATGTCCCTGGAGAGA GGACCCCAATGCTGGAGGATGTGGACGAGGGGGGCATCCGGCCCTGGCATCTAGTGAAGCCAAGTGAGGAGCCGGAGCCTCCCAGGCCTCGGAGGGGCAGCCTTCGGGGCGGGGAGCGCGAGCGAGCCAAGGCCATCCCTGAGATCTACCTGACCCGCCTGTTGTCCATGAAG ggcACACTGCAAAAGTTTGTGGACGACCTATTCCAGGTGATTCTCAGCACCAGCCGCCCCGTGCCGCTTGCTATCAAGTACTTCTTCGACCTGCTGGATGAGCAGGCCCAGCAGCACGGCATCTCTGACCAGGACACCGTCCATATCTGGAAGACCaacag CCTGCCGCTAAGGTTCTGGATCAATATAATAAAAAACCCGCAGTTTGTGTTCGACGTGCAGACATCTGATAACATGGATGCAGTGCTCTTGGTCATTGCTCAGACGTTCATGGATGCCTGCACCCTGGCCGACCACAAGCTGGGCCGG GACTCCCCCATCAACAAACTTCTATATGCTCGAGATATTCCCCGTTACAAACGGATGGTGGAAAG GTACTACGCAGACATCAGGCAAACCGTCCCCGCCAGTGACCAAGAGATGAACTCCATCCTGGCTGAGCTGTCTCGG AACTACTCTGGGGACCTTGGGGCACGAGTGGCCCTGCATGAACTCTACAAGTATATCAACAAGTACTATGACCAG ATCATCACTGCCCTGGAGGAGGATGGCACGGCTCAGAAGATGCAGCTGGGCTACCGGCTCCAGCAGATCGCAGCCGCTGTGGAGAACAAGGTCACGGACCTGTAG